The following is a genomic window from Verrucomicrobiota bacterium.
TCGAAAAAGATTTTCCGCGCCAGTGAGTAGCCGTTGGTGTGCAGTCCGCTCGACGCGATTCCGATGACGACGTCCCCTGCCCTCACCGTTTTCTGGCCGTTGAGCATTTTGGATTTCTCCACAACGCCAACGATCGTGCCGCTCACATCATATTCGCCCGGCGCGTAAAAGTCAGACATCTGCGCCGTCTCACCACCAACCAGTGCGCAGTGATTCTCCACGCAACCACGGACGAAGCCCGTGATGATCTGCTGGAAGACGTGCGGCTTCAACTTTCCGGTGCCGAGATAGTCGAGAAAGAAGAGCGGCTCCGCGCCCAGCACCGCTATGTCGTTGACGCAATGGTTGACGAGATCGTGGCCAATGGTGTCGTGCCGGTCCATCGCGAAGGCGATTTTCAATTTCGTGCCGACGCCATCGACGCTCGAAACGAGCACGGGCTGCTTGAACTTCTTTACGTTCAACGCGAACAGCCCGCCAAACCCGCCCACTTTGCCGAGCACTTCCGGGCGATGCGTGGAGGCGAGGAGCTCTGGTAGAGTGGCTTTGAGACGGTTGCCTAAATCGATGTCCACTCCGGCGGCCGCGTAAGCTTTTTGTTTCATCGTAAAATGCGGCGCGATTATTCCGTTGCCAACTCGCCACTGTCGAGTCTGGAAATGCACGAGGGTTTTTGATTTGCGACGCGCCAGCGATTCATTAACCTCCTCAGCACATTCAACAACAACGCAACATGAAAACCAATCGCCGCCAATTTTTGAGAAATGCCGGGATGGGTCTGGGCACGATCGGAGTGATCGGCCAATCCACTTTTGCCGCCGAAGCGCCAAAGCAACCAAGCTTCATTACTCGCTCATCCAAAATGAAGCTCGGCACCGTCACCTACAACATCGCCAAGGACTGGGATGTCCCGACGATCATCAAGTACTGCACCGAAACGAAATTCCAGGGCGTCGAGCTGCGCACCTCCCATGCGCATGGTGTGGAGGTGACGTTGAACACACACCAGCGTGAGGAAGTGAAACAGCGTTTCCGCGATTCGCAGGTTGAATTGATGGGCCTCGGCAGCGCGTTTGATTTTCATACTCCCGACCAGGCCAAGCTGCGCGCGGAGATTGCGGCCACCAAGCAATACATCATCCTTGCTCACGATGTCGGCGCTCCCGGCGTCAAGGTTCGCCCCAACGGTTTGCCCAAAGAAGTGCCGCCGGAGAAGACGCTGGAGCAGATCGGCAAGTCGCTGCATGAACTCGGCGACTTCGGCGACAATCACGGCGTGCAAATGCGCCTGGAAGTTCACGGCCAGGCCACGTCGCTCGTGCCCAATATCAAGACCATCATGGACGTGGCCAACCACAAAAGCGTCGGTGTTTGCTGGAACTCCAATCAGAGCGACCTCGAAGGCGAAGGTTTCGACCATAACTTCAATCTCGTGAAGGACAAGATTTTCACCGTCCACATGCGCGATCTTTATCTCGACGAGTATCCGTTCCGTAAACTGCTGACGCGCCTGAACGAAAACGGCTTCACTGGTTATTGCCTGGCCGAAATTCCGGAGAGCAAAGATCCGCTGCGGGTGATGAGATATTTCCGTTCGCTCTGGCTCGCGTATCAGAATTTGCTCTGATCGCTTAATCCGGCAGCGGTTTTCCTTTGGTCTCCGGCGCCAGCCAGATCAGGAACAAACCCAACGCGTAAATCAACGTCACGACCGCGCCCGCCTGCGCATAACTGCCGCCGTAATGCGTCACAAGCTGGCCTTGCGTTATGGCGCCGACGGCGGCAAGAATCCGTCCCGCGTTGAAGCAAAGTCCCTGACCCGTCGCGCGCGACCGCGTGGGAAACAACTCCGGCAAATACAACGGGAGCCAGCCATAAAACGCCGCCGTAAACGCGCCGGCCAAAAATGCGCCGACGATGAACGCGGCTCCGAATTCACTTACCGCGCGAAACAGCACACCGCAGGTGATCAGCGAACCGAGACACAGCGCAAAATACGCCGGTCGCCGCCCCATCCGCGCGCCAATCGCCGGCCCAATGAAACAACCGATTATGGCGCCGACCGACATAACGAACATCGTGATACCTTTGACTTGTGGCAACGCCTTGCCCGCCATTTTATCCGCCCACAACGGCAGCCATTGCACCGAACCCCAGGTGCCGATCAAGGCCACGGACGCGAAAGCGATGGCCAGCAACGTCGTCTTCCACAGGTTGCGCCCGAAAACTTCGGCGAGCGGATGCGTCGTGCGGGTCTTCACCGCTTCCTTCCAGCGATGCGATTCCGGCACTTTGAGACTGATCCATAATGCGAGCAATGCCGGCACCGCTCCCGCCAGCATCACCCAGCGCCACGAATCCGGCTTCACCGGGATGATCCAGGTCATCAGGCCGATCAGCGCGTAACCAAAGTTCGCCGCCGCGCCGATGACTCCGGCCATGAGCGGACGCTTGTCTTCCGGCCAACACTCCATCACCAACGCCACTCCGAGCGACCACTCTCCACCCATGCCCAACGCCGCAAAGAACCGAAACAGCCCAAACTGCCACGCCGCGCCTGCAAAGTAACACGCCCCGGTAAAGATCGAATACGTGATGATGCTGGTCACCATCGCGCGCACACGACCCAGCTTGTCCCCGAGCCAGCCGAAGAGAAGCCCGCCGGTCGCTGCGCCCATTAAGAACAAGGCCGTGATGTAGCCCATCCACGGGCCGACCTGCTGGTCGGCCTGGGTGCCGAGCAATTCCTGCAACGCGGGCCGCGCGACGACGGGGAAGATCGCCATCTCCAAACCGTCAAACATCCACCCTAAAAATGCCGCGACCAACACCAGCCACTGGGCTTTGTCGATTTTTGCAGTCTCAGTCATTGGCATATTTCGGCTCGGATTTGTTGGCGGTTGTGCATCGTGTGGTTCGTTGGAACGGCATAACGAAATGGCTTCAAAGCGCCGAGGTCAATGCTTAATTTGGAAATTAGAATTTGCGGGGCGCTCAGTTTATGACTAAATAACCTTATGCGCTGGCGAATGATTTTCCTCATCTCGGCGGCTATGAACGTAGCCTTGGCTGCGGCCTGGTATTTTTCCATCGGGCGGCCGTCGTCGAGCACCTATTCCATCAGCATCCCTTTCGGATCATCGGCTTCCACCACCAATCTAATCAAGACCAACATCGTCGTCCGTCGCCAGTTCTTCACGTGGCGCGAAGTGGAATCGTCCGACTATCCCACGTACATCGCCAACCTGCGCGACATCGGTTGTCCGGAACAAACCATTCGCGACATCATCGTGGCCGACGTCAATCAACTTTACGCGCAAAAACGCGCCACTGAAATCATGACCGCCGACCAGCAATGGTGGCGCTCGCAACCCGACACCAACCTCGTGGCAGCGGCGGCCGCCAAACTTCGCGCCCTCGAAGCGGAGCGGCGCGCGCTCCTGACCCGCCTGCTGGGTCCAAACTGGGAACCGCCTGAGTTGACCGGTGTTTTCACCAACCTTCCACCCTCGAAAAGTGGCGTGGTGCTTAACGGCCCGGTTCTCGGCGCTCTCTCAGCAGAGACCAAGGAAGCCGTGCAAGCCATCAGTGCGCGGGCGGCGGAGCGGGCGCAGGCGTATCTCGAAGCGCAACGCGCCGAAGGCAAGTCACCCGATCCCGCAGAACTGGCACGTCTCCGCCAGCAAACGCGCGATGAACTCTCGCGCATCCTGACGCCGCAACAGGTTGAAGAATTCCTCCTGCGCTATTCCGCCAATGCCGCCACTCTCCGCAATGAACTGCGCGGCTTCGATGTCACCCCGGATGAATTCCGCAATCTTTTCCGCGCGCGCGATGCCATCGATCAGCAGATTGCGCTTTATTACAGCGGCGACGACCCCGCCAGCTTGCAACAACGCAAACAATTGGAAGCACAACGCGACGCAGCCATGAAGCAAGCGCTGAGTCCCGACCGCCTCGAACTCTATCAGCTCAGCAAAGATCCCGGCTTCCAGCAGGCGCAGGCGACAGCGCAGAAATATGGCACGCCGCCGGAGGCCGTTCTGCCGCTTTACCGCATCAACCAAGCCGTCGAACAGGAGCAGCAACGCATCCGTACCGATCCTACCCTCAGCGCTGAACAACGGCTGGAACAATTACAGGCGGTGCGCGCCGACCATGAAAAATCCCTGCTCGCCATTCTGGGCGAAGATGGCTTCAAACGCTACCAGCAGGAAACTAATTCCGCTCCTTCAAGAACACCGTGAGCGAATGCAAACCGATCGTGATGGTCGCCCTCGCTCAGATGACTTGTTTCCCTCCCGTGCCTCGCCCCGTGGAATAAACGCTTCGGGAACTCCGGCAGTCACGCGAGCTATTCCACGGGGCAAGCCCCGTGGAATAAAGGCTTCAGGAACTCGCCACGTCAGGATTGCTATTCCACGGGGCGAGCCTAAATTCACCGCCTCATGAACAACGAGTTGAACGAACAAGTGCAGGCTGCGGCGGGCTGGATCAAAACTTTGCGCGCCGAAATTGGCTGCGTCATCGTCGGACAGGAACAATTGGTGGAGCGACTGCTCGTCGGCCTGCTCGCCAATGGGCACGTGCTGCTCGAAGGCGTACCCGGTCTCGCGAAAACCCTTTGCGTCCGCACGTTGGCCGCGGCAGTTCAGGCCTCGTTTCATCGCATCCAGTTCACGCCCGATCTGCTGCCCGCCGACATCGTCGGCACGCTGATCTACAATCCGCAGGACGGAAAATATCACGCGACGAAAGGTCCGGTCTTCGCCAACTTCGTCCTCGCCGACGAAATCAATCGCGCGCCAGCCAAGGTGCAATCGGCATTGCTGGAGGCGATGCAGGAACGCCAGGTCACGCTAGGAGGCGACACGATGCCGCTGCCGTCTCCGTTCCTCGTGCTCGCGACAGAAAATCCCATCGACCAGGAAGGCACATATCCGTTGCCCGAAGCGCAGGTGGACCGTTTCATGTTCAATGTGGTGCTGGATTATCCGTCGTTCGATGAAGAGCGAAGAATTCTCGACCGCATGGCGTTCACGGCGCCGGAAACCCAGATTAAACCCGTCGTCACTGCCGCCGAGATTTTGCAAACGCGCAAGGTCGTGGATCAAATCCACGTGGACGAGAAGGTGCGCGATTACATCGTGCATCTGGTGTTCGCCACGCGCCGACCGGAGCAATACAAGCTGGACGTGAAACATTTCATCCAGTTCGGCGCGTCACCGCGCGCGACGATTTACCTGACACTGGCCGCCAAGGCGTGGGCGTTGTTGCAGGGCCGCGCTTATGTCACACCCGAAGACGTGAAGAGCATCGGCCCGGATGTGTTGCGGCATCGCATCATCCTCACCTACGAAGCCGAGGCGCAGGCGGTGACAAGTGACGCTATCATCAACAAAGTTTTCAACACCGTGCCCGTGCCGTAAAATAAACGAAGAAGAAAACGAAAATGAAATCTGTTTGTCCTCGAACTGTTAACCCGCAACCCACATCGTATGCGTCTGCTATTTAGTCTAGCCTTAGTAATCGGCGGCATTTGTCTTTGTCTCCTTGATACACTTGCCCGCGCGCTCACGAACGCCCCCACGTTGTCCTACTATAAGAAGCAGCTCCAGTCATTTCCTATAAAGGAAACATACAGCAGAACGGAACTCGCCGACGCGGTTTGGCAAGTGTGGACGAATCAAGTGACTTTGCCGGATCAGAGCATGTATACTGTGGCCGACTTGAAGGAGGCGGTGGTCAGACCCTTGGTAGGGACTCACCAAGATTCCTGTGACCGGGGCGTATTCGAGCACGCAATCGGGAAAGTTGTAGGTTATGGGGGGCGTTCAGACACAAGGCCGGCAGTCTCCGGTTTTTTTGCCATGCTCGTCGGAGCATTTTTACTTGGGGGAGTTCTCTTCCCCGCCCGAAGCAAGAAGCGTCATGAAAGTGCCATCTAACAATCGAAGAGCTTTTAGCAAGATGTAGGATGACAGTCACCGAACTGCTTGAATCCGTCCGCCGCGTGGAGGTGCGCACCAACCGCATCGTGAACGACATGATGGTCGGCGCTTACCTCAGCCATTTCAGGGGCCGCGGCATGGACTTCGAGGAACTGCGCGAATACATGCCCGGCGACGACGTGCGCGACATTGACTGGAACGTCACCAATCGCATGGGGCGGCCGTTCGTGAAGCGTTTCCGCGAGGAACGCGAACTCACGATGGTGCTCGCGCTGGACATCTCGGCGTCGTCGGCGTTCGGATCATTGCGCCGCAGCAAGCGGGAATTCGCCGCCGAGATCGCCGCCACGCTCGCCATCTCAGCCACGCGCAGCAGGGACAAAGTCGCGCTGCTGCTGTTCACGAACCAGATCGAATTGTTCCTGCCGCCGCGCAAGGGACGTCGCCACATACTCCGGGTGATCCGGGAAATGCTTTTCCACGAGCCGAACCAGCGCGGCACAGATATTCCGGCGGCACTGACCTTTTTGAATCACGTCGTCCGTCGCCGCGCCATGGTTTTTCTGCTGACGGATTTCTTGCATAGCTACGGCGATGCGCAGCGTTGGAGTTCACGCTTTAGCGTGCTTCCGGACAAGCTGAAGCTTGAACTCCAACCCCAGCGCGACGTGATTCAGGAGTTGGGCCTCACTAACTCGCGGCACGATCTCGTGTGTCTGCACCTGCACGACCCACGCGAAAGCTCGTTACCCGACGCCGGCCTGTTGACCATTGAAGACGCGGAGACGGGCGAGTTGTTGGAAATTGATTCCGCCCGATCCACGGTGCGCGAACGGTTCGCGCGCACGAACGCCGACCGCCTGGCGGAACTGGATCGCGCGTTGAATCGCGCCGGAGTCGAGACGCTACGCTTCAACACCGCCGAACCGTTTGCTCAAACACTGCAAAGTTTCTTTGAGCTGCGACGAGGGAGGAGAAGGGGATGAGCATCGGAGGTCAGACGTCAGAAACCAGAAGTCAGAAGCCGCTCCGCCGTGCGGCTTGGTTTGGAATTCGGATGTTATGCAGCCTGCCTTTGGTTGCGTGCGCTCAACTCACCAACGACATCCCACCGCTGCGCCCGCCCCATGCCGAAATCCCACCGACGTTTTGGGAGCAACACACAGCGGGTGTCTGCATCGCTGGATTGGCTGTGCTCCTGATCGCCGGGTTGGTAGTGTGGCTCGCGCTGCGACCGAAGCCGCCAGTCATCGTTCCGCCGGAAGTTCAGGCGCGAAACGAGTTGGCAGGGCTGCGCAACCTGACCGAAGACGGTGTGGTCTTGAGCAAGGTGTCGCAAGCTGTGCGCCGCTATTTCGCCGCAGCTTTCGCTTTGCCGCCGGGCGAGTTCACCACTGCGGAGTTTTGCCAGGCCATTACGGCGAATGAACAAATCGGATCGGAGCTTGCGACTTCCACTGGCGATTTTCTGCGTCGCTGTGATGAGCGCAAGTTTGCGCCGTCAGTTGGTGGGGCGACAATTGGCGCGCCCGCCCGGGCCTTGGAACTCGTTGAATTGGCCGAAGCCCGTCGGGCGGGAAGAAAAGTTGATAGTTGATAGTTGAGAGTTGATAGTTGGGACTATCAACCATCAACTAAGCAGCGCGTGAGCGAGAGCTTCCAGTTTCAATATCCGTGGGTGCTGGCGTTGCTGGCGTTGTTGCCGGTTTATGCTTTGTTTGTCGGGAGCGCGGGCAAATTGTCGGCGCTGCGATTTCCGGGCGCGGAGATTGCCCGGGCGGCGGGTGTGGCGGCGCGTGCGGCGGCCGGGCGCTTATTGTTGTTTCTCCGATTGCTAACGGTGGCTTTGCTCATTGTCGCGCTGGCTGGACCGCGTTTTGCGAACGACCGCACCGAAACGCAGGTCAGCGGCGTGGACATCATGCTGGTGCTCGATTTGTCGTGGTCCATGATGGCGCTCGACATGGGCAAGCCGGGCGAGCGCGTGTCACGCTTTGACATTGCATCGTCCGTGATCGAGGACTTCATTCGTCGTCGGCCCAATGATCGCATCGGGTTGATCGCTTTTTCCGCCGTGCCGTATGTGGTCAGCCCGCTGACGCTCAATCACGACTGGCTGGCGCGGGGGTTGAATCGGTTGCATGTGGGAATCATTCGCGAACTCGGCACTGCCATCGGCGACGCCGCTGCCGCAGCGGCCAAGCGGCTCAAATCCGTGAAGGACAGCAAGAGCCGCATTATCATCCTGCTGACCGACGGCGACAACAACAAAGGCGAGATTGATCCCGTGCCCGCCGCGCAACTCGCCGCTGCGTTGGGGGCAAAGATTTACACCATCGGCATCGGAATTGAAGAGCCGTGTCAGTTGCCCAAGTTCAATCCCGCCACGGGAAAACTGGAACTCGATCCGAACGGCAACGCAATTCCGACGCTCACCTTGCAACCCGCCAACTACACGGTGCTCGACAAAATGGCGAAACTTGCTCGCGGGCGATCTTATCGGGCCAAAAACCGGAGCGAGCTGCAAAACATCTACGACGAAATTGATCAGCTTGAACGCACGGAGGTGAAGCTGCGACGCTTCACAACTTACACGCCACTGTTCCAATGGCCGCTGCTGGTGGCACTGGGATTGTTCGGGCTGGAACTGGCGCTGGCCAACACCAGAATGCGGAGGGTACCGTGAAGATAAAAATCCGAAATCCGAAATCCGAAATCCGAAACAAATCCCAATTCCGGATTTCAAATGAAGGAAACAGGTGCGCTGGGTTTGGAGCATTCGGATTTCGGCATTCGCATTTGTTTCGGATTTCGAGCTTCGGATTTCGGATTTTCTTCCCATGAACTTCGCCCTACCTCAACTCGCCGAACCACGCTGGCTCTGGCTCGCGGTGCTCGGCCCTTTGTCGCTTGTGGCATTGCATCGTTACTCGGCCTGGGCGCGACGGCGGCAGCTTGCGCAACTGGCCGCGCCGAAATTCCTCGGTGACCTGACGCGGTCGCACAGTCCGGCGCGACGCGCGTTCAAGCACGCAGTGCTCGTGCTGGCCATGGCGGGCATCGGATTGGCGCTCGCACGACCGCAATGGGGCGAACAGGAAAACGCCGGACAATCGCTCGGCGAGGACATCATGTTCGTGGTGGATTGTTCACAGAGCATGTTGGCGGCGGACGTGACGCCGAATCGGCTGCAGCGCGCGAAGCTGGCCATTCTGGATTTCGTGCAGCGCCGAGGGCGCGGGCGTGTCGGGCTGGTGGCATTCGCAGGGCAGGCATTCCTGCAATGCCCGCTGACGTTTGATTACGGCGCGTTCGAGGACGCGCTGACTGCATTGGACGAGAAAACGATTCCGGTGCCGGGCACGGACATTGGACGCGCACTGAACGAGGCGTTTCAGGGAATGGAAAAGCTCGATCGCCGCAAGGTGATGGTGCTGATCACAGACGGCGAGGATTTGGAGAAGGGCGGCATCCGTGCGGCACAAGACCTCGCAACCAACGGCGTCGTGGTATTCACGCTCGGCGTCGGCACTCCGGCGGGCGCGCAAATCCAGGTCTTGAACGAGCAAGGCAAGCCCGCGTTCCTCCGCGACTCAAAGGGCGCGATTGTGCGCAGCCGTTTGGATGAAGCGACGCTGCGGGCAGTTGCCCAAGCCACGCGAGGAAGCTATCATCCGCTTGGACCGGTGGGCGAAGGATTGATCGAAGTGAGTTCGGCGATTGAAACAATGGACGTGAGGGGAGATTCGGCGCGAGCGCGGCGATTTGCCATCGAGCGGTTTCATGTTCCAGTTGCGGCGGTGCTGTTGTTGGTCGTGATGGAATCGTTGATCGGAACCCGGAGACGTGCATTGACGAAAGTGGTTTCGGCTGGCCTGGCATTGGCGTTTGCCGCGTTCGGACCAAATTCATTTGCCGAATCGAGCGCCGATCGATCAGTCGCGCAGGGGTTGGCGGACGCGAAACAAACGATTCCGGTTACGCCGCTTGCCCCGTGGAATACCTGGCTCCAAGCTGACGCCGCTGCGCGAGTTGTTTATTCCACGGGGCGCGAGTTCTTCAATGCGGGCACTCGCAAGCTGAAGGACGAGCAATGGCGCGATGCAGAGCCGTTGTTTGAATCGGCCCTGGCGAGCCAGAAGGAAAATCTCCAACCGCCGACGCTTTACAACCTCGGCCTCGCGCGTTTTGCGCTGGGCGTGGACGAGTTGAAAAAATCTCCCGCCGGTAAAGCGACCGCTGCGAAGGCGCAGGCGACGGCGCTCGCCGCCGACGGAGCGGTTCAAGCGGCGACCGAGGCGCTGGCAAGCCAGGATTTGCAGAAGATGCTGGCAGCGTATCGGCGCGGACGAGGCGTGCGTCGGGAACTCAAGGCCGCAACTGCCGCGGTTCGGCGCGCAATGGAAGTGCATGGGAACGTTCTGGCGAAATGGCAGCGCGCTTCGGGAGATTTCAAAAGCGCGGTCGAGTTGAAGAACGATTACGCCGATGCCCGGCATAACGCCGATGTCGTGGATCGCCACATCGCTAAACTCGTGGATAGTTTGCGTGAATTGCAATCTGCGAAGATGTGCCTTGCCCAGAAGAGTGGTGCATTGGGCGAGGCATTGAAGGCGCTTAAGGGCAAGCTGCCGGCCCCGGACGGAAGTCCTGGGCCGGGTGAGGACGAGGACGATGAGCCATTCGGACCAAAGCCGGGAACACAGGAACCGCCCGGACGTGAAGGCCAGGAGATGAAGATTTCACCAGAGCAGGCGGGGCAACTGCTCGACGGTTTCAAATTGGGCGGCGATGCGCGACTTCCGATCGCTCAGGGAATTGAGGGCAGGCCGAAAGACCGAACGGGGCGAACCTGGTAACAACAACCAATTAAAAATGCAAAATGAAGAATGCAAAATGCCGGGCCGGAGGACCCGCGCTATTTTCATTTTTCATTTTTCATTTTTCATTTTTCATTGCGCTGGCGCGCAGCTTTCCAACGCGCCTGACCCGTTGATCACGCTGATGCAGTCACAACCTCCGATCATCACCGCGGCACCGACGCAAGTGGTGGCCAGGTTCGACCCCCCGCTTGTTCGGGTGGGCGAAGAAGCCACGTACCGCGTGGCTTTGGACGCGCTGCTCGACTCCATCGACTGGCCTGACAAAACGCCGGCCTCAGGTGGATTACAACTGCATCCGAGCGCGCGGGGACAGACCTTTCGAGTGTTCGGCCAAACTCTGCGACCGTTCAGCGCCTTCAATTTTCGCGCGAGGAGCGAGCAGCCCGGCACGTTTACGATTCCGGCATTTACAGTTCAAGCCTATGGCCGGCCGGTTCGCATTCCCGCCGCCCAATTGCAGGTCGTGGCCACAAATACGATCGGTTCAATGACCTCACCCCGGCTCGCATTGCAAATCCTGGCCACCAACATCTTCGTCGGGCAATCGGTGAAAGTGCGCGTGACGGTAGCCGGCATGCCGCCGGGTGTGGTTCAGGGTTTGTCGCAAATGGAGATCAGGGAGGACGGGGTCATGATGGATCGAAGCCTCACGCGGCAGCGCATTGAAACGCGAACGGTGAACGGCACAAACATCGCGACCTTGATTTACGAGACCGAGATCATTCCCATTACCGTCGGGGAACTTCCGCTCGCTGCGCAGGGTTTTCTGTCAGACAATTTGTTTGGTGGATCAATTACGATCACGGGTTCGGTCACCGTCGCCACTTTGCCGCCGACCTTGACGCTGGTTGACTCCGATCCGGTAACGGTGCGGGTTCGTCCGCTGCCGAGGAAGGGTGAACTGCCGGGATTCAACGGGGCCATCGGAAGTTTTGCCATCGACCCGCCGACGCTCGCCTCCAACGCTGTCCGGGCAGGCGACCCGGTCAAGCTGATCGTCACGATTCGCGGCCAGGGTAATCTCACCCGGTTGCTGCCACCCACGCCACCGCAGTCAGGAGGTTGGCAGCTTTTTGCCGCGAGCAGCGACAACGCAATCCCGCAACTGATCCAGGCGCGGGGCTTCGCCACATTCATCTTCACACTGATCCCGACCTCCGTGGACGTGCGTGGCACTCCCCCGATGCCGTTCAGCTACTTCGACCCCGACCGCGCCGTTTACGCAGACCTGACGATCCCGTCCGTGCCGCTGACAGCGAAGCCCAGTCAACAACCAACCGATACTCAGGCCGTAGCGCAAGCGGAGGCGCCGCCGGCGCGCCGTGAGAAGGAACTGCGCCTGAGCGAACTGGCGACCAAACCCGGCGCAACTACTGTTAGCCTTGTGCCGTTGCCGCTGCGAAAATGGTTTCCGTTTTTGCAAATCGCTCCCGTGCTGGGATTCCTGGCGCTGTGGGGATGGGATCGCCGGCGACGTTTTCTTGAACGGCATCCGGACATTGTGGTGCGGCGACGGGCGCGACGCGAATTGCGCCGGGCCAGACGCCAACTCCGAAACGCTATCAGCCAAAGTGACGCGGCAGGGATCGCGAGTTGCGGCGTGAAAGCAATGCGTGTGGCGGTGGCACCACACTTTCCGGCAGAACCGCGGGCCTTGGTTGGCGCGGATGTTTTGTCGTTGCTGAGCGAAAAGGATCAAAAAGGCCGGGCGGGCGCAACCGTCCGTGAACTGTTTGATAAAGCGGACGCGGCCCGATTCAGCACCAAGCCGGCAGCTTCGAGCGACCTGCTGGCTGGACAAACTGAAATCGAGCGCGTGCTCGACCAACTGGAGGAGAAGTTGTGACCGCCGTGCTTCGGATGGCAATTCTCACAGTCACGCTTCTGGGCCTTGGTCTCTTCAACGGCTCAGGTCAGTCCCCGGAGGAATGCTTTCAACGTGGCACTGAGGCGTATCGCGTCAAAGATTTCATTGCAGCCGCAAGCGCTTTTCGTGAGTGCGCCCAACGACAGCCCGGCGCCGGCGCGTTGCAGAATCTCGGTCTGGCCCAGTGGCAGAACGGCAACGTGGGCGAGGCAGTGCTCGCTTGGGAACAGGCGCGCTGGCTCGATCCGGCCAACCGCGCGGCAAAATCAAACCTGGAGTTTGCTCGGAAGAACGCGCAACTCGCATCGCCTGAACTGGCGTGGTATGAGGTGCCCTCAACCTGGCTCTCCGCGAATGCATGGGCGTGGATCGCGAGCCTGGCACTGTGGTTTACCGTCGGCATCATTATCGTTCCGGGAGTTTTGCGAAAACGTCGCACGAACTTACAGCAGGCGTTGGCAGCCGCCGGGCTGGTGGCGCTGCTCCTCAGCGTTC
Proteins encoded in this region:
- a CDS encoding phosphoribosylformylglycinamidine cyclo-ligase; protein product: MKQKAYAAAGVDIDLGNRLKATLPELLASTHRPEVLGKVGGFGGLFALNVKKFKQPVLVSSVDGVGTKLKIAFAMDRHDTIGHDLVNHCVNDIAVLGAEPLFFLDYLGTGKLKPHVFQQIITGFVRGCVENHCALVGGETAQMSDFYAPGEYDVSGTIVGVVEKSKMLNGQKTVRAGDVVIGIASSGLHTNGYSLARKIFFEQMKLKPEGYVAELKNTIGAELLKVHVSYGPLVQKLLRRFNAQRSTSNVQYSIRAFAHITGGGFVDNIPRVLPKNCDVVIRKGSWDMLRIFQIIVEKSGVPDDELYQVFNMGIGMVAIVSADKADTVLRFIRVGKHKAWLIGEVVKGKGEARVS
- a CDS encoding sugar phosphate isomerase/epimerase, which encodes MKLGTVTYNIAKDWDVPTIIKYCTETKFQGVELRTSHAHGVEVTLNTHQREEVKQRFRDSQVELMGLGSAFDFHTPDQAKLRAEIAATKQYIILAHDVGAPGVKVRPNGLPKEVPPEKTLEQIGKSLHELGDFGDNHGVQMRLEVHGQATSLVPNIKTIMDVANHKSVGVCWNSNQSDLEGEGFDHNFNLVKDKIFTVHMRDLYLDEYPFRKLLTRLNENGFTGYCLAEIPESKDPLRVMRYFRSLWLAYQNLL
- a CDS encoding MFS transporter, with translation MPMTETAKIDKAQWLVLVAAFLGWMFDGLEMAIFPVVARPALQELLGTQADQQVGPWMGYITALFLMGAATGGLLFGWLGDKLGRVRAMVTSIITYSIFTGACYFAGAAWQFGLFRFFAALGMGGEWSLGVALVMECWPEDKRPLMAGVIGAAANFGYALIGLMTWIIPVKPDSWRWVMLAGAVPALLALWISLKVPESHRWKEAVKTRTTHPLAEVFGRNLWKTTLLAIAFASVALIGTWGSVQWLPLWADKMAGKALPQVKGITMFVMSVGAIIGCFIGPAIGARMGRRPAYFALCLGSLITCGVLFRAVSEFGAAFIVGAFLAGAFTAAFYGWLPLYLPELFPTRSRATGQGLCFNAGRILAAVGAITQGQLVTHYGGSYAQAGAVVTLIYALGLFLIWLAPETKGKPLPD
- a CDS encoding MoxR family ATPase, encoding MNNELNEQVQAAAGWIKTLRAEIGCVIVGQEQLVERLLVGLLANGHVLLEGVPGLAKTLCVRTLAAAVQASFHRIQFTPDLLPADIVGTLIYNPQDGKYHATKGPVFANFVLADEINRAPAKVQSALLEAMQERQVTLGGDTMPLPSPFLVLATENPIDQEGTYPLPEAQVDRFMFNVVLDYPSFDEERRILDRMAFTAPETQIKPVVTAAEILQTRKVVDQIHVDEKVRDYIVHLVFATRRPEQYKLDVKHFIQFGASPRATIYLTLAAKAWALLQGRAYVTPEDVKSIGPDVLRHRIILTYEAEAQAVTSDAIINKVFNTVPVP
- a CDS encoding DUF58 domain-containing protein, which gives rise to MTVTELLESVRRVEVRTNRIVNDMMVGAYLSHFRGRGMDFEELREYMPGDDVRDIDWNVTNRMGRPFVKRFREERELTMVLALDISASSAFGSLRRSKREFAAEIAATLAISATRSRDKVALLLFTNQIELFLPPRKGRRHILRVIREMLFHEPNQRGTDIPAALTFLNHVVRRRAMVFLLTDFLHSYGDAQRWSSRFSVLPDKLKLELQPQRDVIQELGLTNSRHDLVCLHLHDPRESSLPDAGLLTIEDAETGELLEIDSARSTVRERFARTNADRLAELDRALNRAGVETLRFNTAEPFAQTLQSFFELRRGRRRG
- a CDS encoding VWA domain-containing protein, with the translated sequence MSESFQFQYPWVLALLALLPVYALFVGSAGKLSALRFPGAEIARAAGVAARAAAGRLLLFLRLLTVALLIVALAGPRFANDRTETQVSGVDIMLVLDLSWSMMALDMGKPGERVSRFDIASSVIEDFIRRRPNDRIGLIAFSAVPYVVSPLTLNHDWLARGLNRLHVGIIRELGTAIGDAAAAAAKRLKSVKDSKSRIIILLTDGDNNKGEIDPVPAAQLAAALGAKIYTIGIGIEEPCQLPKFNPATGKLELDPNGNAIPTLTLQPANYTVLDKMAKLARGRSYRAKNRSELQNIYDEIDQLERTEVKLRRFTTYTPLFQWPLLVALGLFGLELALANTRMRRVP